A genome region from Triticum aestivum cultivar Chinese Spring chromosome 2B, IWGSC CS RefSeq v2.1, whole genome shotgun sequence includes the following:
- the LOC123042067 gene encoding histidine-rich glycoprotein gives MMKGAGAMSTMKPPSSPLYYVHEADGHGHHYLEECSLCGKSLSGDIFMYRGDTPFCSEECRHQQIEVDRARHRRKKHAAAHAVSAARKEQHRHHHHHHHHHHHHRQHQHQHQPHQPPPEPRTAMVGSAPWADAGFAARSPALRV, from the exons ATGATGAAGGGGGCCGGCGCCATGAGCACGATGAAGCCGCCGTCATCGCCCTTGTACTACGTCCACGAGGCGGACGGCCACGGCCACCACTACCTCGAGGAGTGCTCCCTCTGCGGCAAGTCCCTCTCCGGCGACATCTTCATGTACAG GGGTGACACGCCGTTCTGCAGCGAGGAGTGCAGGCATCAGCAGATCGAGGTGGACAGGGCGAGGCACCGGCGGAAGAAGCACGCGGCGGCGCACGCGGTGTCGGCGGCGCGGAAGGAGCAGCaccggcaccaccaccaccaccaccaccaccatcatcatcaccgtcagcaccagcaccagcaccagccgcatcagccgccgccggagccgcggaCGGCCATGGTGGGCTCCGCCCCGTGGGCCGACGCCGGGTTCGCCGCGAGGAGCCCCGCGTTGCGCGTGTGA
- the LOC123046680 gene encoding FCS-Like Zinc finger 1, whose product MEIYGDLEAGCLSHSVSPIKPTSPPRKAVPGRLFCDPCDDAGELLGHHHYLDICFNCRKLLAGNKDIFMYRGDTPFCSEECRQEQIEIDEAREKRSNQTGRAEEQRQRQQQKQSTPRIPVWAW is encoded by the exons ATGGAAATCTACGGTGACCTCGAGGCCGGCTGCCTCAGCCACTCCGTCTCTCCCATCAAACCGACGTCCCCGCCGAGGAAGGCCGTGCCCGGCCGCCTCTTCTGCGACCCCTgcgacgacgccggcgagctcctcgGCCACCACCACTACCTGGACATCTGCTTCAACTGCCGGAAGCTTCTCGCAGGAAACAAAGACATCTTCATGTACAG AGGTGACACGCCCTTCTGTAGCGAGGAGTGCAGGCAGGAGCAGATCGAGATCGACGAGGCGAGAGAGAAGCGCTCGAATCAGACCGGGAGGGCGGAGGAGCAGCGGCAGAGACAGCAGCAGAAGCAGAGCACCCCGAGGATCCCGGTCTGGGCGTGGTAG